One genomic segment of Burkholderia pyrrocinia includes these proteins:
- a CDS encoding CPBP family intramembrane glutamic endopeptidase yields the protein MNSGSNNYHFPNLLEAFFIVVVLNMGEYLANAIIWSIGRSAGLQPIAIATIGRVLANGLAFSVLLHHSKFTYRELLHEGAESWRATICRFAVPIALITPGVLVVVSVVELGVGQFFPWNGSRDEAREAYLNGGLGLIVLTCMVAPLLEEMLFRGIMLRSFLRQYPSGTAIAHSAAVFGLAHLNVYQFVLAFGLGLLIGRLYVATRSLLPGMILHACYNTAVVIVALKTPFDLTRESLLEVWPPSWWFGALAIGCVGAWWLAQAVDATESGASNAKGSH from the coding sequence ATGAATTCTGGCTCAAATAACTATCACTTCCCCAATCTGCTTGAGGCCTTTTTTATCGTTGTTGTGCTGAATATGGGCGAGTATTTGGCGAACGCGATCATTTGGTCCATCGGACGAAGTGCGGGGCTTCAACCTATAGCAATCGCAACCATCGGGCGCGTTCTTGCAAACGGACTCGCATTTTCGGTGTTGCTTCACCACAGCAAATTTACCTACCGGGAGCTGCTGCACGAGGGTGCGGAATCTTGGCGAGCCACGATCTGCCGATTCGCGGTCCCCATTGCGCTGATCACCCCGGGAGTCTTGGTGGTGGTGAGTGTGGTGGAACTCGGAGTGGGGCAGTTCTTCCCTTGGAACGGGAGTCGAGATGAGGCACGCGAAGCATACTTGAACGGTGGGTTAGGCCTGATCGTGTTGACGTGCATGGTTGCACCGTTACTCGAGGAAATGTTGTTTCGCGGAATCATGCTGCGCAGCTTTTTGCGGCAGTATCCGTCAGGCACGGCTATCGCGCATTCGGCTGCTGTGTTCGGGCTTGCCCATCTGAATGTGTACCAATTCGTTCTTGCTTTCGGGCTCGGACTGTTGATTGGGAGGTTGTACGTGGCCACCCGATCCCTATTGCCGGGCATGATCCTCCATGCTTGCTACAACACCGCCGTAGTGATCGTTGCACTAAAGACGCCCTTCGATTTGACCAGAGAGAGTCTGCTGGAGGTCTGGCCCCCATCGTGGTGGTTTGGTGCCCTCGCGATCGGCTGCGTTGGCGCATGGTGGCTAGCCCAAGCTGTTGATGCGACTGAATCCGGCGCATCAAATGCGAAAGGGTCCCATTGA
- a CDS encoding DUF4810 domain-containing protein, whose product MKRGIGLSAIAAVLLLAGCAAPTTPPLYQWNGYQPQVYEYFKGKTSPQEQIDALEKALQEIRAKGNTPPPGFHAHLGMLYASIGQEQQAEQAFQAEKQLFPESAAYMDFLMKKKTASQKTAKQ is encoded by the coding sequence ATGAAACGGGGTATTGGGCTGTCCGCGATTGCGGCAGTCTTGCTGCTCGCGGGCTGCGCGGCGCCGACCACGCCGCCGCTCTATCAGTGGAATGGCTATCAGCCTCAGGTGTACGAATACTTCAAGGGGAAGACGTCGCCGCAGGAGCAGATCGATGCGCTCGAAAAGGCACTGCAGGAGATTCGTGCGAAGGGCAACACGCCACCGCCGGGCTTCCATGCGCATCTCGGGATGTTGTACGCGAGCATCGGTCAAGAGCAGCAGGCGGAACAAGCGTTCCAGGCCGAGAAGCAGCTGTTTCCGGAGTCCGCGGCGTATATGGATTTCCTGATGAAGAAAAAAACTGCCTCGCAGAAAACCGCCAAACAGTAA
- a CDS encoding DUF799 domain-containing protein translates to MLKTLKLLSVLSIVVLLGACAQPVKHVDYTAFKNSKPRSILVLPPVNETNDVTATYGMLSQMTLPLAEAGYYVVPVAVMDETFKQNGLTNAAEIQGTSPAKLREIFGADAALYSKVTKYGSVYQIVDSTTVVAASARLVDLKTGDVLWQGQGRATGKELGNNVNVGAFGIVGVLVQAAVKQVAHSLTDEGHDVAALTSNRLLSAGPPNGLLYGPRSRKYGAD, encoded by the coding sequence ATGTTGAAAACACTCAAGTTGTTGTCCGTGTTGTCGATCGTCGTGCTGCTGGGTGCGTGCGCACAGCCTGTGAAACACGTCGACTACACGGCCTTCAAGAACAGCAAACCGCGCTCGATTCTTGTGTTGCCGCCGGTGAACGAGACCAACGATGTCACCGCGACCTACGGGATGTTGTCGCAGATGACGTTGCCGCTCGCCGAGGCCGGCTATTACGTCGTGCCGGTTGCCGTGATGGACGAGACTTTCAAGCAGAACGGTCTGACGAACGCTGCCGAGATCCAGGGTACGTCGCCGGCGAAGTTGCGCGAGATCTTTGGTGCAGACGCTGCACTGTATTCCAAGGTGACGAAGTATGGCTCCGTTTATCAGATCGTCGACAGCACGACCGTGGTGGCGGCATCGGCAAGGCTCGTCGACCTGAAGACAGGCGACGTACTTTGGCAAGGCCAAGGTCGAGCGACCGGCAAGGAACTCGGCAATAACGTCAACGTCGGGGCATTCGGCATTGTCGGTGTGCTGGTGCAGGCTGCCGTCAAGCAGGTCGCGCACTCGCTGACAGACGAGGGCCACGATGTCGCCGCGCTGACGAGCAATCGATTGCTGTCGGCCGGGCCGCCGAACGGCTTGCTGTACGGGCCGAGATCGCGGAAGTATGGAGCGGATTGA
- a CDS encoding CsgG/HfaB family protein, with translation MSLSGCATESSRTLDVPAVSSAQKPYAGKPVAIAVGKFDNRSSYMRGIFSDGIDRLGGQAKTILVTRLQQSRRFNVLDRENLDEIKQEAGFMKKAQAVKGANYVVTGDVTEFGRKDVGDQQLFGILGQGKTQVAYAKVNLNIVDTATSEVIASSQGAGEYSLSNREIIGFGGTASYDSTLNGKVLDLAIQEAVNHLVEQVDAGALKTAQ, from the coding sequence ATGAGCTTGAGCGGCTGCGCAACGGAATCGTCGCGTACGCTCGACGTGCCGGCCGTCAGCAGCGCGCAGAAGCCGTATGCCGGCAAGCCCGTTGCGATTGCAGTCGGCAAGTTCGACAACCGCTCGAGCTATATGCGCGGCATCTTCTCGGACGGCATCGATCGCCTCGGCGGACAGGCGAAGACGATCCTTGTTACGCGTCTGCAGCAGAGCCGGCGCTTCAACGTGCTCGATCGCGAGAACCTCGACGAGATCAAGCAGGAAGCCGGCTTCATGAAGAAGGCGCAGGCCGTGAAGGGTGCGAACTACGTGGTGACGGGCGACGTGACCGAGTTCGGCCGTAAGGACGTCGGAGATCAGCAACTGTTCGGCATCCTCGGTCAGGGCAAGACGCAAGTCGCATACGCGAAGGTCAACCTGAACATTGTCGATACTGCGACGTCGGAAGTCATCGCATCGAGCCAGGGCGCGGGCGAATACAGCCTGTCGAATCGCGAGATCATCGGCTTCGGCGGCACCGCGAGCTATGACTCGACGCTCAACGGCAAGGTGCTCGATCTCGCGATCCAGGAAGCGGTCAATCACCTGGTCGAGCAGGTCGACGCAGGTGCGCTCAAGACGGCTCAATAA